From the Natrarchaeobaculum aegyptiacum genome, one window contains:
- a CDS encoding proline-rich domain-containing protein has product MIRLNHLAVALAFAMLVAAVAPVGAAAADPDDDELSLVISDGVVSVQSNDSAVENATVEVSLVDDEDDDASYEGTGTYTTDADGEVALPEPNESVEVTVVASTSADSVETDATLEPAADEEDDEGDEGDDKEDEADDADDEETDDADDLVENLSVDVTQDDDANVTVTVTDDDADEDSENATLENASVDVTANVSYDGTGEYVTDANGTVSLVAPTDPVEVTVEASYENGSAEATAVLEPAADDEEDDAEDERPDDDGPFGAIVSWFVQTLETDGPPGQAISDFVTSNNPGDTPDHAGPPADNESDQGPPAHAGPGADNESNQGPPAHAGPGADNESDQGPPAHAGPGADNESDQGPPAHAGPGADADDGESDDDAGDDNDGDDADSNVTATGATDDSQQGPPDHAGPSSDRAGGDDNGNGNGNGNGNGNAAGGSGNGNGNGGGPPGHAGP; this is encoded by the coding sequence ATGATCAGGTTGAACCATCTCGCGGTGGCGCTCGCGTTCGCCATGCTCGTCGCTGCGGTCGCTCCGGTCGGGGCGGCTGCAGCCGACCCCGACGACGACGAACTGTCGCTCGTAATCAGCGACGGCGTCGTCTCGGTACAGTCGAACGACAGCGCCGTCGAGAACGCGACGGTCGAGGTATCGCTCGTAGACGACGAAGACGACGACGCATCGTACGAAGGCACGGGAACGTACACGACCGACGCCGACGGCGAGGTCGCCCTCCCCGAACCCAACGAGTCGGTCGAGGTGACCGTCGTCGCGTCCACGAGTGCCGATAGCGTCGAGACCGACGCGACGCTCGAGCCTGCGGCTGACGAGGAAGACGACGAGGGCGATGAAGGGGACGACAAGGAAGACGAGGCTGACGACGCTGACGACGAAGAAACCGACGATGCTGACGACCTCGTCGAGAATCTCTCCGTCGACGTCACGCAGGACGACGACGCGAACGTGACCGTCACCGTCACGGACGACGACGCAGACGAAGATAGCGAGAACGCGACCCTCGAGAACGCGTCGGTCGACGTGACCGCAAACGTCTCCTACGACGGCACGGGCGAGTACGTGACCGACGCGAACGGCACCGTCTCGCTCGTCGCGCCGACCGACCCCGTCGAGGTGACCGTCGAGGCGAGCTACGAGAACGGCTCGGCCGAGGCGACCGCGGTGCTCGAGCCCGCGGCAGACGACGAGGAAGACGACGCTGAGGACGAGCGACCCGACGACGACGGCCCATTCGGTGCGATCGTCTCGTGGTTCGTCCAGACGCTCGAGACCGACGGCCCGCCGGGACAGGCCATCTCTGACTTCGTCACGAGTAACAACCCCGGTGACACGCCCGACCACGCCGGACCGCCGGCCGACAACGAGAGCGATCAGGGGCCGCCAGCACACGCTGGCCCGGGTGCCGACAACGAGAGCAATCAGGGGCCGCCAGCACACGCTGGCCCGGGTGCCGACAACGAGAGCGATCAGGGGCCGCCAGCACACGCTGGCCCGGGTGCCGACAACGAGAGCGATCAGGGGCCGCCAGCACACGCTGGCCCGGGTGCCGATGCCGACGACGGTGAGAGCGACGATGACGCCGGTGACGACAACGATGGCGACGACGCCGACTCGAACGTCACCGCGACCGGCGCAACAGACGATAGTCAGCAGGGACCACCGGATCACGCCGGCCCCTCGAGTGACCGGGCTGGTGGCGACGACAACGGGAACGGGAACGGGAACGGGAACGGGAACGGGAACGCTGCTGGTGGAAGTGGGAACGGGAACGGAAATGGTGGCGGACCACCCGGACACGCCGGTCCATAA
- a CDS encoding adenosylhomocysteinase — protein MTEHAYPPISDQLDDVDAAREEGRRKMDWAAQHMPIMEAVREEFVADQPLEGESIAMAMHVEAKTAVLVETLAEGGADVAVTGCNPLSTHDDVSAALDAHESITCYAKRGVDDEEYYDAIEAVIAHEPTITVDDGMDLVAAIHEDYPELIDGIVGGAEETTTGVHRLRAMDDDGALEYPVFAVNDTPMKRLFDNVHGTGESSLASIAMTTNLSWAGKNVVVAGFGYCGKGVARKAAGQNANVIVTEVEPRRALEAHMEGYEVLPMSKAAAVGDVFLTTTGNRDVIVEEHFEKMGDGVLLANAGHFDIEIDLEALEDLAVDTYEARDGVDAYELADGRRLNVVAEGRLVNLAAPVSLGHPVEVMDQSFGIQAVCVRELLENGDDYDAGVHDVPDELDTEIAEIKLAAEGVEFDSLTDTQREYMGSWDHGT, from the coding sequence ATGACCGAACACGCGTATCCGCCGATCAGCGACCAGCTGGACGATGTGGACGCAGCCCGCGAGGAGGGCCGTCGGAAGATGGACTGGGCCGCCCAGCACATGCCGATCATGGAGGCCGTCCGCGAGGAGTTCGTCGCCGACCAGCCCCTCGAGGGCGAGAGTATCGCGATGGCGATGCACGTCGAGGCGAAGACCGCGGTCCTCGTCGAGACGCTCGCCGAGGGTGGTGCCGACGTTGCGGTGACGGGCTGCAACCCGCTGTCGACCCACGATGACGTGAGCGCGGCCCTCGACGCCCACGAGTCGATCACCTGCTACGCAAAGCGCGGCGTCGACGACGAGGAGTACTACGACGCCATCGAGGCCGTCATCGCCCACGAACCCACCATCACGGTCGACGACGGGATGGACCTCGTCGCCGCGATTCACGAGGACTACCCCGAACTGATCGACGGCATCGTCGGCGGTGCCGAGGAGACGACCACGGGTGTCCACCGCCTGCGCGCGATGGACGACGACGGGGCCCTCGAGTACCCGGTGTTCGCCGTCAACGACACGCCGATGAAGCGGCTGTTCGACAACGTTCACGGCACCGGCGAGTCCTCGCTGGCCTCGATTGCCATGACCACGAACCTCTCGTGGGCCGGGAAGAACGTCGTCGTCGCCGGCTTCGGTTACTGCGGCAAGGGCGTCGCCCGCAAGGCCGCCGGCCAGAACGCGAACGTGATCGTGACGGAGGTCGAACCCCGCCGCGCGCTCGAGGCCCACATGGAAGGCTACGAGGTGTTGCCTATGTCGAAGGCTGCGGCGGTCGGCGACGTCTTCCTCACGACGACTGGCAACCGCGACGTCATCGTCGAAGAGCACTTCGAGAAAATGGGAGACGGCGTCTTGCTCGCCAACGCCGGTCACTTCGACATCGAGATCGACCTCGAGGCCCTCGAAGACCTCGCCGTCGACACCTACGAGGCCCGCGACGGCGTCGACGCGTACGAACTCGCAGACGGTCGCCGACTCAACGTCGTCGCCGAGGGCCGCCTCGTCAACCTCGCTGCCCCCGTCTCGCTCGGTCATCCCGTCGAAGTGATGGACCAGAGCTTCGGCATTCAGGCCGTTTGCGTGCGCGAACTGCTCGAGAACGGCGACGACTACGATGCGGGCGTCCACGACGTCCCCGACGAACTGGACACAGAGATCGCCGAGATCAAACTCGCAGCCGAGGGCGTCGAGTTCGATTCGCTGACCGACACCCAGCGCGAGTACATGGGCTCGTGGGATCACGGGACCTGA
- a CDS encoding MarR family transcriptional regulator, with amino-acid sequence MPIDIETFDASSEHELTGETNAERIITFLARNDDKAFTPAEIADGSGVKKGSVSTVLSRLEDKQLVRHKGEYWAIGDMDRVRDAYDFHRTVQRLDDQYGDEDLEEWQEHAAEDA; translated from the coding sequence GTGCCGATCGATATCGAGACGTTCGACGCGAGCTCCGAACACGAACTCACGGGAGAGACGAATGCAGAGCGAATCATCACGTTCCTGGCTCGAAACGATGACAAGGCGTTCACGCCCGCTGAAATAGCCGACGGATCTGGTGTGAAGAAGGGATCGGTCAGTACTGTGTTGAGCCGACTCGAGGATAAACAACTGGTCCGGCATAAGGGTGAATACTGGGCAATCGGAGACATGGACCGCGTTCGTGATGCATACGATTTCCACAGGACCGTTCAGCGATTGGACGACCAGTACGGTGACGAAGACCTCGAAGAGTGGCAGGAACATGCAGCCGAGGATGCGTAG
- a CDS encoding growth inhibitor → MEYDRGDVVIGYDKFKEESAGRPFLIISDEETPFHGEQYIVLSLTTRTWYKDRLPIDESDWTDGGAPRSSSIMPWSVNSISATEIDVRQGTLRESIVTTATEHLSEYVIAD, encoded by the coding sequence ATGGAGTACGATCGAGGAGACGTCGTTATCGGCTACGACAAGTTCAAGGAAGAATCGGCTGGACGTCCGTTTTTGATCATCAGCGACGAAGAGACACCATTTCACGGGGAACAGTACATCGTCCTCTCGCTCACAACACGAACGTGGTACAAGGACCGTCTCCCGATTGACGAATCCGATTGGACCGACGGTGGCGCGCCACGATCGAGCTCGATCATGCCGTGGTCAGTGAACTCCATTAGCGCCACCGAAATCGACGTCAGACAGGGAACACTCAGGGAATCGATCGTCACGACTGCGACGGAACACCTCTCCGAGTACGTTATCGCTGATTGA
- a CDS encoding transcriptional regulator — translation MNQADDAILEYLQELETEPGHRISLPPTTVWYNLVEQLGVLDRSQNTIARRMNILSEAGLLEKTDEKRGYYRLTDRGIAYLEGELEAADLELEDD, via the coding sequence ATGAATCAGGCAGACGATGCCATCCTCGAGTACCTTCAGGAACTCGAGACGGAACCGGGCCACCGAATTTCGCTGCCACCAACTACCGTCTGGTACAACCTCGTCGAACAACTCGGCGTACTCGACCGTAGCCAGAACACGATCGCCCGTCGCATGAACATCCTCTCCGAGGCTGGCCTGCTCGAGAAAACCGACGAAAAACGCGGCTACTACCGACTCACGGATCGCGGCATCGCATATCTCGAGGGCGAACTCGAGGCTGCTGACCTCGAACTCGAGGACGACTGA
- a CDS encoding MarR family transcriptional regulator, whose protein sequence is MVERVSWMAPVDYEIMLFFDEYPILVSPKILAVNIDYDRHYVSRRCSALSDAGLLEPVDTGLYQLTDTGRDYLEGDLDVCELEDD, encoded by the coding sequence ATGGTCGAGCGGGTTTCGTGGATGGCACCTGTCGATTACGAGATCATGCTCTTTTTCGACGAGTATCCGATTCTGGTCTCCCCGAAGATACTCGCCGTCAATATCGACTACGATCGCCACTACGTCAGTCGACGATGCAGTGCACTTTCGGATGCTGGTCTTCTGGAACCCGTCGACACTGGCCTCTACCAGCTTACCGACACCGGCCGCGACTATCTCGAGGGCGACCTTGACGTGTGCGAACTCGAGGACGACTGA
- a CDS encoding phage repressor protein produces the protein MVERVSWMAPVDYEIMLFFDEHAIQVSPRVLAANIDYDRQYVSKRCRVLSEADLLESVQTGLYQLTDTGHDYLEGELDVRELEDDED, from the coding sequence ATGGTCGAGCGGGTTTCGTGGATGGCTCCAGTGGACTACGAGATCATGCTGTTCTTCGACGAGCACGCCATTCAGGTCTCCCCGCGAGTCCTCGCCGCAAACATCGACTACGACCGACAGTACGTGAGCAAGCGCTGCCGGGTGCTTTCCGAGGCAGACCTTCTGGAATCTGTCCAAACTGGCCTCTACCAGCTTACCGACACCGGACACGACTATCTCGAGGGCGAGCTTGACGTGCGCGAACTCGAGGACGACGAGGACTGA